A region from the Candidatus Electrothrix scaldis genome encodes:
- a CDS encoding transposase, producing the protein MPRSARIILPHTPHHIVQRGHNRQAVFTSDDDYNYYRENLAFFKKEFGCRIYAYCLMTNHVHLVIDPGGNPESLALLMKRVAGRQTRYINKLESRSGSLWEGRYKSSIISAEEYLPACCRYIELNPLRAGMITDPAQYQWSSYRAKVCGKKDAVVDPPPFYLSSGDTEQERRTAYKEYVFGTVAAYEIKLIREALQRGQLTGSDRFREEIEKKHGIRISNKKQGRPRRKS; encoded by the coding sequence ATGCCCCGATCAGCCAGAATCATACTTCCGCATACGCCGCATCACATTGTTCAGCGAGGACATAACCGTCAGGCTGTTTTTACTTCCGACGACGATTATAACTATTACCGGGAAAACCTTGCTTTTTTCAAAAAGGAGTTCGGCTGCCGAATATACGCCTACTGCCTGATGACCAACCATGTCCACCTCGTCATTGATCCCGGCGGAAATCCGGAATCACTCGCACTCCTGATGAAGCGGGTTGCCGGACGACAGACGAGATATATCAACAAACTGGAGAGCCGTTCAGGCAGTTTGTGGGAAGGCCGCTATAAATCCAGTATAATATCCGCCGAGGAGTATCTACCCGCCTGCTGCCGCTATATTGAACTGAATCCCCTGCGGGCCGGAATGATCACTGATCCTGCTCAATATCAATGGTCAAGTTACAGAGCTAAAGTCTGCGGGAAAAAGGATGCGGTTGTTGATCCGCCGCCGTTTTATCTATCATCAGGAGATACTGAACAGGAACGACGAACAGCATATAAAGAATATGTTTTCGGTACGGTAGCGGCGTATGAAATCAAGCTGATACGGGAAGCATTGCAGAGGGGGCAGCTGACTGGTAGTGACCGGTTCCGGGAGGAGATTGAAAAAAAACACGGAATTCGCATCTCAAATAAAAAGCAAGGTCGGCCCAGACGGAAAAGCTAA
- a CDS encoding DUF4129 domain-containing protein: protein MNILKKNKSVPFFLILLVGLCLPQRGQADQTGQSTVVSEPALNQAITETLQQPEFAWRLPREQAAQKEGESTGILKHFMVPLQHFFKGIGVWLGDLIQGSVNWLGENLGSLFEWLKGLLHNKHEVKKHRDFSFKEFSKPAALILIVAIILIILFLLLKSFRNRPVVAEVSSEPIQSVPDLAAETTTADQLEEEQWLALAGEMLEKSELRMALRAFFLASLALLGRHRLINIAPFKTNRDYLRELSSRSGHALADLIEPFRENIRLFEKSWYGDHQISNEILAQVQENANLMRASCG, encoded by the coding sequence TTGAATATATTGAAAAAAAATAAATCCGTCCCCTTTTTCCTCATTCTCCTCGTCGGGCTTTGCCTCCCTCAACGGGGTCAAGCTGACCAGACAGGGCAGAGTACTGTTGTTTCCGAGCCAGCACTCAACCAAGCGATTACCGAAACCCTGCAACAACCTGAGTTTGCCTGGCGACTCCCCAGAGAGCAGGCTGCTCAAAAAGAAGGAGAATCAACAGGGATTCTGAAGCATTTCATGGTGCCTCTACAACATTTTTTCAAAGGGATAGGAGTCTGGCTCGGGGATCTCATACAAGGCAGCGTTAATTGGCTGGGTGAAAATCTCGGTTCTCTGTTTGAATGGCTCAAGGGCCTTCTACACAACAAGCACGAGGTAAAAAAGCACCGTGATTTCAGCTTTAAGGAGTTCTCCAAACCAGCGGCCCTAATCCTGATTGTCGCCATTATCCTGATCATTCTCTTCCTTTTACTTAAGTCCTTCCGCAACCGCCCTGTTGTGGCAGAGGTCAGCTCCGAGCCCATCCAATCTGTTCCCGATTTAGCGGCGGAGACCACCACAGCTGATCAGCTGGAGGAAGAACAATGGTTGGCCCTGGCAGGAGAAATGTTGGAAAAAAGTGAGCTCCGAATGGCACTCCGGGCCTTCTTCCTTGCCAGCCTTGCCCTGCTCGGAAGGCATCGCCTCATCAATATTGCCCCCTTTAAAACCAACCGGGACTACCTCAGAGAGCTCTCATCACGAAGTGGGCATGCCCTGGCAGATCTTATTGAGCCTTTTCGTGAGAATATCAGACTCTTTGAAAAAAGCTGGTACGGAGACCACCAGATCAGTAATGAAATCCTGGCCCAGGTACAGGAAAACGCAAACCTGATGAGGGCGAGCTGTGGTTAA
- a CDS encoding DUF58 domain-containing protein yields MSSLVPARQLLIYTAALLPLGLLPVINPSFVPAAVVLACLALLPVLADGLLSRNRLQDLGLELPPVIRLCAGRRGEIQVTATRKENGPTQVAVGIDLPPTITSENDILSVALAKEHERFTFPFPVLANERGRFTLTLIMAATRSRLGFWEVRQGTTLSSEVRVYPNLQLEQKSLAPLFLPKRGPGAHPQRQIGQGREFEKLREYLPGDSMDMIHWKATAKRQQPMSKLYQVERVQEIYAVVDAARLSGQPGAGQEQRLESFIRAALVMGMAARHQGDLFGLLTFSHRIESFLRAKGGTGHFNLCRDHLSMLEMQTVSPDFRELAVFIRQKLKKRALLAFMTSLDDPVLAEELLKAVELICRQHLVMIMVMVPKAVRPLFADVADEQVSSMDDIRRNLVGHFQDQQMRTWEREFHRLGVTMMRSDAQTLAGLAVQQYLSIKARQIL; encoded by the coding sequence GTGTCATCCCTGGTTCCTGCAAGACAACTACTGATCTACACAGCCGCCCTCCTGCCTCTGGGGCTGTTACCAGTCATAAATCCATCTTTTGTCCCGGCAGCTGTCGTGCTCGCCTGCCTGGCCTTGCTGCCGGTTCTCGCTGACGGGCTGCTGTCACGAAATCGCCTGCAAGATCTTGGCTTGGAACTCCCCCCGGTAATTCGCTTATGTGCCGGTCGTCGAGGCGAAATCCAGGTGACTGCCACCCGCAAGGAAAACGGTCCTACCCAGGTCGCAGTGGGCATAGACCTCCCTCCGACTATTACAAGTGAAAACGACATCCTCTCTGTTGCTCTCGCCAAAGAACACGAACGCTTTACCTTCCCCTTTCCCGTTCTTGCCAACGAACGAGGACGCTTTACCTTGACGCTAATCATGGCTGCCACCCGCTCCCGTCTCGGCTTTTGGGAGGTGCGGCAAGGAACTACTCTGTCTTCCGAGGTCCGGGTATATCCTAATCTCCAATTGGAACAAAAAAGTCTGGCCCCGCTTTTCCTCCCCAAAAGGGGACCGGGAGCGCATCCCCAACGCCAGATAGGCCAGGGAAGAGAGTTCGAAAAACTTCGGGAATATCTGCCGGGTGACTCGATGGATATGATTCACTGGAAGGCAACGGCCAAGCGACAGCAACCCATGTCCAAGCTGTACCAGGTAGAACGAGTCCAGGAGATCTATGCAGTGGTGGATGCAGCCCGACTGAGCGGCCAGCCCGGAGCCGGGCAGGAACAACGACTGGAGTCCTTCATCCGTGCTGCCCTGGTCATGGGCATGGCGGCCCGCCACCAGGGGGACCTCTTCGGCCTGCTGACCTTCAGTCATCGCATTGAATCCTTTTTGCGGGCCAAAGGGGGGACCGGTCATTTCAACCTCTGTCGTGATCATCTGAGCATGTTGGAGATGCAGACGGTTAGCCCGGATTTCAGAGAATTGGCGGTCTTTATCCGGCAAAAACTCAAAAAACGAGCCCTGCTAGCCTTCATGACCAGCCTTGATGACCCGGTCCTTGCCGAAGAATTACTCAAAGCAGTGGAGCTGATCTGTCGGCAGCATCTGGTGATGATTATGGTCATGGTTCCAAAGGCGGTCAGACCCTTGTTTGCCGATGTTGCAGATGAGCAGGTGAGCAGTATGGATGATATCCGGCGCAATCTGGTCGGTCATTTCCAGGATCAGCAGATGCGCACCTGGGAGCGGGAGTTTCACCGCCTGGGTGTCACCATGATGCGCAGTGATGCGCAAACCTTGGCTGGCCTGGCCGTGCAACAATACCTGAGCATTAAAGCCAGGCAAATTTTATAA
- a CDS encoding tetratricopeptide repeat protein — translation MPAELMLNFPDPTQVAVHLHVPDDEYADMTSAFAFVNPLTDKDMEEIRWYLEDYGTGYRAEPDDERANRVREQLPDWGTALFKAVFKADDKIADKAYELFRNFRDEEEKGRLLTIAADHPAVLSLPWELLRPASGVFLFGETPRISIRRRLPMAGEGRRPHKRKPKPVLRLLFIVSRPEDAGFINPRTDPQAVLDALEQQEQQRVEVEFLRPATLSALEERLRDEDQPAVDIIHFDGHGVFNRSGKLGKDAAKTHIPEYMKGLLLKAESKGETTAVPKHTGYLLFEDEQGKKALVEARLLGELFHRQRIGLVVLSACQSAAMDEDDAMSSVAAWLTHAGIPGVLAMTHSVLVTTAGLLFARFYRSLFRGDPVGKALDDARAALYFDPKRGERLRGAGGNQSVTLKLHDWFLPALYQTGPNRPLLNQDDAGEVPAPDKKHNLPKMQESGFFGRTRELWRIERAFTVHKTRRFSVTGFGGQGKTYLALETGYWLLRTGLFQRVCFVSFSGFQGVDPVGVTVSTLATVLDESLPDAEAAEAALKRIPTLLILDNLESLADEAGLPELLIAATRWSEAGDSRVLLTSRQPDFNHPNYRTAGTFEHQCLHLKGLGIQDALDWFGELMRLPPEPKFGMPERSALVNLFEQVDFHPLSIGLLAQQLKERRPAELGERLEALLEEQPADREDRTLLASLELSLERLPERCREWLPRLGVFQGGGLEEIVVKVAGLEDYPTEWSILRFHLMLSGLMQAERLLEGIFLRFHPTLAPALWHQLEKKEQVELLECYCQIYYQLSGELYRLDNKSPRAARIIAQCELSNLLQAIHATLQADGNKEGEDFANRVNKILRFFGLQRDTEELVEVANKVDSTVGSQAWFISRSNLGEQLLGSGQIIAATQVFKDILAEIDKTPSYNHCITLHKLGRCCRMQNQLVEAEQYYRQELAELSHLEQSGGVRRVIGSVWTDLADVLCDQGNYMEAKVAYKRTLEIMKELNDKRSIAVVIGQLGTLAYMQGELAQAAEWHKESLFFFQRINDPGMEAVAWHQLGMVYQKTKLWQLAEQAYREAARLNEVLGLLAGHNGAGTSWNQLARICTATGRIAEAEKWYRKALEVHQAIGDQPHIASTLNNLASLIAKDTARLDEASGLAEESLAIKKKNDPTAVEIWKAYELLARIASQQDDSNQATTYRAKGRQAYFAFLGWRQQVQQHDPLIAAAVQGDDMEAALVPYGDEWANLKAAIQRILNGERDEAVLSESLNYVDAAIIRVILEGIAEQE, via the coding sequence ATGCCCGCTGAACTGATGCTAAATTTCCCTGACCCGACGCAGGTCGCTGTTCATCTTCATGTCCCAGATGATGAATATGCGGACATGACCTCGGCCTTTGCCTTTGTCAATCCGCTCACAGACAAGGACATGGAGGAAATCCGCTGGTACCTGGAGGACTACGGCACCGGCTACCGGGCGGAACCGGATGATGAGCGGGCCAACAGGGTACGGGAGCAACTGCCCGATTGGGGAACCGCTCTGTTTAAGGCTGTATTCAAAGCGGATGATAAGATCGCTGATAAGGCTTATGAACTTTTCCGTAATTTCCGGGACGAGGAGGAAAAAGGCCGACTGCTCACCATTGCTGCTGATCATCCGGCAGTGCTTTCGCTGCCTTGGGAGCTGCTTCGCCCAGCCAGCGGTGTTTTTCTCTTCGGTGAGACCCCGCGCATCTCCATCCGCCGTCGTCTGCCTATGGCCGGAGAGGGACGCAGGCCCCATAAGCGTAAGCCCAAGCCCGTGCTGCGCCTGCTCTTCATTGTCAGCCGCCCGGAAGATGCCGGGTTCATCAATCCCCGTACTGATCCGCAGGCTGTGCTGGATGCGCTGGAGCAACAGGAACAGCAGCGGGTGGAGGTGGAATTCCTCCGCCCGGCCACACTCTCGGCACTTGAGGAACGGCTTCGTGATGAGGATCAGCCTGCTGTGGACATCATTCATTTTGACGGCCACGGCGTTTTTAACCGCAGCGGCAAGCTGGGCAAAGATGCGGCAAAGACGCATATCCCGGAGTACATGAAAGGACTGCTTCTTAAGGCGGAAAGCAAAGGTGAGACAACAGCGGTTCCCAAGCATACCGGCTATCTCCTCTTTGAGGATGAGCAGGGTAAAAAAGCCTTGGTGGAAGCCCGACTGCTGGGTGAGCTGTTCCACCGCCAGCGCATCGGTCTGGTGGTGCTGTCCGCCTGTCAGTCTGCGGCAATGGATGAAGACGATGCCATGAGCAGTGTGGCAGCCTGGCTCACCCATGCCGGTATTCCCGGTGTGCTGGCGATGACGCACAGCGTTTTAGTCACCACTGCCGGACTGCTGTTTGCCCGGTTTTATCGCAGTCTGTTCAGAGGCGATCCGGTGGGCAAGGCTTTGGACGATGCCCGTGCAGCCTTGTATTTTGATCCCAAGCGGGGGGAACGGCTGCGCGGCGCAGGCGGCAATCAGAGCGTGACCCTCAAGCTGCACGACTGGTTCCTGCCTGCCCTGTATCAGACCGGCCCGAATCGTCCGCTGCTGAATCAGGATGATGCGGGCGAAGTCCCGGCACCGGACAAAAAGCATAACCTACCCAAGATGCAGGAGTCGGGTTTCTTCGGTAGAACCCGCGAACTCTGGCGGATTGAACGGGCCTTTACCGTGCATAAAACCCGCCGTTTTTCCGTTACCGGCTTCGGCGGTCAGGGCAAGACCTATCTTGCCTTGGAAACGGGATACTGGCTGCTACGCACCGGCCTGTTTCAGCGAGTCTGCTTTGTCAGTTTTTCCGGTTTCCAGGGAGTTGATCCGGTGGGTGTGACGGTCAGCACCCTGGCGACCGTGCTGGATGAAAGTCTGCCTGATGCGGAAGCTGCTGAGGCAGCTCTGAAACGGATTCCGACGCTGTTGATTCTCGACAACCTGGAGAGCTTGGCCGACGAAGCCGGTCTGCCGGAGCTGCTGATTGCGGCCACCCGCTGGTCAGAGGCCGGGGACAGTCGCGTCCTGCTCACCTCCCGCCAGCCGGATTTCAATCATCCCAACTATCGCACAGCAGGCACCTTCGAGCATCAATGCCTGCACCTCAAGGGCTTAGGGATACAGGATGCGCTGGATTGGTTCGGCGAGCTGATGCGTTTGCCGCCGGAACCGAAATTCGGGATGCCTGAACGTAGTGCCTTGGTCAATCTGTTTGAGCAGGTGGACTTTCATCCTCTGTCCATCGGCCTGCTGGCGCAGCAGCTCAAGGAACGCCGCCCGGCGGAGTTGGGTGAGCGGCTGGAAGCCCTGCTGGAGGAGCAGCCCGCTGACCGGGAAGATCGAACCCTGCTGGCCTCGCTGGAATTGTCTTTAGAGCGACTGCCGGAGCGGTGCCGGGAGTGGCTGCCGAGGTTGGGGGTGTTTCAGGGCGGGGGATTGGAGGAGATCGTGGTGAAGGTGGCCGGACTGGAAGACTATCCCACTGAATGGTCTATTTTGCGTTTTCACCTGATGCTCTCAGGTTTAATGCAAGCAGAGCGGCTGTTAGAAGGCATCTTTCTGCGCTTCCATCCAACGTTAGCTCCAGCCTTATGGCACCAGCTTGAGAAGAAAGAGCAAGTCGAATTGCTGGAATGCTATTGCCAAATTTATTATCAGTTGTCCGGGGAGCTGTACCGCTTGGACAATAAGAGCCCTCGTGCAGCTCGCATCATTGCCCAATGCGAGCTGTCGAATTTACTGCAAGCTATCCATGCAACTTTGCAGGCAGATGGGAACAAAGAGGGAGAGGATTTTGCTAACAGAGTTAATAAAATTCTCCGCTTTTTTGGGTTACAGCGAGATACTGAAGAATTGGTAGAGGTGGCTAATAAGGTAGACAGCACGGTTGGCTCTCAGGCATGGTTTATCTCCCGTAGCAATTTGGGTGAGCAGCTTTTGGGTAGCGGTCAGATTATAGCAGCAACGCAGGTTTTTAAAGATATCCTTGCCGAGATTGATAAGACCCCCAGCTATAATCACTGTATTACTTTGCATAAGCTAGGTCGTTGCTGTCGTATGCAAAATCAGCTTGTTGAAGCAGAACAGTACTACCGGCAGGAACTGGCTGAATTATCCCATTTGGAGCAGAGCGGTGGAGTGCGGCGAGTAATTGGTTCTGTTTGGACCGATTTGGCTGATGTGCTGTGTGACCAAGGCAACTATATGGAGGCCAAGGTAGCTTATAAAAGAACCCTAGAGATTATGAAAGAGTTGAATGATAAGCGTAGCATTGCAGTAGTTATAGGGCAACTAGGGACCTTGGCCTATATGCAAGGTGAGCTAGCTCAAGCGGCAGAGTGGCACAAGGAATCTCTTTTTTTCTTTCAACGTATTAACGATCCTGGCATGGAGGCTGTGGCTTGGCATCAGCTTGGCATGGTCTATCAAAAGACAAAGCTTTGGCAGTTAGCGGAGCAGGCTTACCGGGAAGCTGCCCGACTGAATGAGGTGCTAGGATTGCTGGCTGGCCATAATGGGGCTGGTACTAGTTGGAATCAACTCGCTCGAATCTGCACGGCTACAGGCCGTATAGCAGAGGCAGAAAAATGGTATAGAAAGGCATTGGAAGTTCATCAAGCAATAGGCGACCAGCCTCACATTGCCTCTACCCTCAATAATCTTGCAAGCCTTATAGCTAAAGATACGGCAAGGCTAGATGAAGCTAGCGGCTTGGCCGAGGAATCTCTAGCCATTAAGAAAAAAAATGACCCGACAGCAGTAGAGATATGGAAGGCATATGAGCTGCTGGCCCGTATCGCCAGTCAACAGGACGACAGCAACCAGGCTACTACGTATCGTGCCAAGGGAAGGCAGGCGTACTTCGCCTTTCTTGGCTGGCGCCAGCAGGTTCAACAGCATGATCCGTTGATTGCAGCTGCGGTGCAGGGTGATGATATGGAAGCTGCCTTGGTACCTTACGGTGATGAGTGGGCCAACTTGAAAGCCGCGATCCAGCGCATCCTCAACGGTGAGCGAGATGAAGCCGTCCTGTCTGAGTCGCTGAATTACGTGGATGCCGCCATTATTCGCGTTATTCTGGAGGGCATTGCCGAACAGGAGTAG
- a CDS encoding DUF4350 domain-containing protein gives MVNPGAYRGRSWIALLLLTLSFCAALLWIFSLRLESGDFLPAYSSLRKDPMGTAVLYESLQKSGLKVERNHEPFSNTLSGHNTTLLVIGHKEGPVNLFRDKITQETITSFVEQGGRLVITTGSVFSSEPKKKSEKSLTEEDKEREEQDSDQEQEAEEPAPDDDDTGSEKDESAIEEKESDAPPPPAWAVHTGSPDKKEKKNEKKDDKTSFSPVATGKLASRELGVTWPDRLVFKDLFKNPDDQWQVLLTLEEEPVLIERQLGKGSIVLATSSFFLSNEAMLRDRQVPLITWLLGSPNRLIVDEFHHGLRSRKSVVSLVRSHNLHGVILGLLLLAALFLWKNSSSLLPRSDGQKEQVRHQIGRNQSEGMVNTLRLHHPDNLVGLALQQWERGNRKWCEKHPEQLEKMRQIAEPHPGPRTKAQNKAINREEKQIEQYRAITRILHENNKRTHQQRTL, from the coding sequence GTGGTTAATCCTGGAGCGTACAGAGGACGCAGCTGGATAGCCCTGCTCCTGCTGACTCTGTCTTTTTGTGCAGCGCTACTCTGGATCTTTTCCCTCCGCCTGGAAAGCGGTGATTTCCTGCCCGCCTATTCAAGCCTGCGCAAAGACCCGATGGGAACAGCGGTGCTCTATGAGAGCCTGCAGAAAAGCGGTCTCAAGGTGGAACGCAACCATGAGCCCTTTTCCAACACGCTTTCCGGTCACAATACAACCCTGCTGGTTATCGGCCATAAAGAGGGGCCAGTCAACCTCTTCAGAGATAAAATAACACAAGAAACCATCACCTCCTTTGTGGAACAAGGCGGCCGTCTGGTCATCACTACTGGCAGCGTGTTTTCTTCGGAACCTAAGAAAAAATCTGAAAAATCTCTCACAGAAGAAGACAAGGAGCGAGAAGAGCAAGACTCTGATCAGGAACAGGAAGCCGAGGAACCAGCCCCCGATGATGATGATACGGGGTCAGAAAAAGATGAGAGCGCAATAGAGGAAAAGGAGAGCGATGCCCCGCCCCCTCCTGCCTGGGCTGTTCACACAGGATCCCCTGATAAAAAAGAAAAGAAAAACGAAAAGAAGGACGACAAAACCAGCTTTTCTCCTGTAGCTACAGGCAAGCTGGCAAGCAGGGAGCTCGGGGTTACTTGGCCAGACAGGCTCGTCTTCAAGGATCTCTTCAAAAATCCAGATGACCAATGGCAGGTGCTTCTCACCCTTGAGGAGGAACCAGTCCTGATTGAGCGCCAGCTGGGTAAAGGGAGCATTGTGTTGGCGACCTCATCCTTTTTTCTTTCCAACGAGGCCATGTTACGGGATCGCCAGGTTCCCCTGATCACATGGCTCCTCGGAAGCCCGAATCGGCTGATCGTTGATGAATTCCACCACGGGCTCCGTTCACGGAAATCCGTTGTCAGTCTGGTCCGCAGCCATAATCTGCATGGGGTCATTCTTGGCCTTTTGCTGCTGGCCGCCCTCTTTCTCTGGAAAAACAGCTCATCACTCCTGCCCCGCTCCGACGGACAAAAGGAGCAAGTCCGGCATCAGATTGGTCGGAATCAATCTGAAGGCATGGTCAACACCCTACGCCTGCACCACCCGGATAATCTGGTCGGCCTTGCCCTCCAGCAATGGGAAAGAGGCAACCGAAAATGGTGTGAAAAACACCCGGAGCAGCTCGAAAAAATGCGGCAAATTGCCGAACCTCATCCTGGGCCTCGTACCAAAGCACAAAATAAGGCTATAAATCGGGAAGAAAAGCAGATCGAACAGTACCGAGCCATTACTCGAATTCTCCATGAAAATAATAAGCGAACCCACCAACAGAGAACATTATGA
- a CDS encoding glycosyltransferase family 2 protein, with the protein MQPIVTILLATYNGGAYLEAQLDSLLKQSYKNIIIIARDDGSSDNTVEILNQYKVLCLEANESLGAKRSFSTLLAYAMQHTTSDYFMFCDQDDVWNADKVELTLAAMQEHEGVNIPTLVHTDVSVVDETLQPIATSLWQFEYINPHLNSLNRLLMHNTITGCTAMINRALAQKALPVANEAIMHDWWLGLAASQFGTIVPLQKQTLLYRQHQNNDTGAKAYTLYNVVQKAINLFKNDPSATQHLHDKTKQAQAFLTRFDRELPQETRTMLDRFGALSKQSFWGKRLIMLRYKILKYGFVRNVGLLLKL; encoded by the coding sequence ATGCAACCAATTGTTACCATACTCCTTGCTACCTATAATGGTGGAGCTTACCTCGAAGCACAGCTTGATTCTCTGTTAAAGCAGAGTTACAAAAATATAATCATCATTGCCAGAGATGATGGAAGCTCAGATAACACTGTTGAAATCTTAAATCAGTACAAAGTGCTTTGTCTAGAGGCTAATGAAAGCTTAGGAGCCAAACGGAGCTTTTCTACGCTCCTTGCGTATGCCATGCAGCACACAACGAGTGATTATTTCATGTTTTGTGACCAAGATGATGTATGGAATGCTGATAAAGTTGAACTCACCCTGGCAGCGATGCAAGAACATGAAGGAGTGAATATTCCTACGTTGGTGCATACGGATGTGAGTGTTGTGGATGAAACACTACAACCCATTGCGACATCACTGTGGCAATTTGAATATATCAATCCCCATCTCAATTCTCTTAATCGTTTACTGATGCATAACACGATTACTGGATGTACAGCGATGATTAATAGAGCCTTAGCTCAAAAGGCTCTTCCAGTAGCAAATGAAGCCATTATGCACGATTGGTGGCTTGGATTGGCTGCATCTCAGTTTGGCACCATAGTGCCATTACAAAAACAAACATTACTTTATAGGCAACATCAAAACAACGATACAGGGGCTAAAGCCTATACCCTCTATAATGTTGTTCAAAAAGCCATTAATCTTTTTAAAAATGATCCTTCAGCCACTCAACACTTACACGATAAAACAAAACAAGCGCAAGCTTTTTTAACTCGTTTTGACAGAGAGCTCCCGCAAGAAACAAGGACGATGTTGGATCGCTTTGGTGCATTAAGTAAGCAATCGTTTTGGGGTAAGCGTCTGATAATGCTTAGATACAAGATATTGAAATATGGGTTTGTTCGAAACGTCGGGCTTCTTCTGAAACTTTAG
- a CDS encoding MoxR family ATPase, whose amino-acid sequence MNEAPLQQLQEVLKRARQEIGKVIIGQQEVIDRALIAVFTSSHALIEGVPGVGKTLLVRTIGRVLGCETNRIQFTPDLMPTDITGTNIYNLQKQSFDLVKGPIFTTFLLADEINRAPAKTQSALLQAMQEHQVSIDRDTHTLSPNFTVFATQNPVEYEGTYPLPEAQKDRFMLKISMNEPNRDDELQLAGRILGKDSPEQVLASDAVRPVLSEKHLVPCKKLFEQVMIKEELIAYVVDLVRATRSHESIMVGAGPRATQALLLASRAAAALDGRDFVVPDDIKDLSAPVMEHRLVLRPEFEIEGLTPGEVVSDILRQVEVPK is encoded by the coding sequence ATGAATGAAGCACCATTACAGCAACTGCAGGAGGTCCTGAAACGAGCCAGACAGGAAATCGGCAAGGTAATTATCGGCCAGCAAGAGGTCATTGACCGGGCTCTCATCGCCGTTTTCACCAGCAGCCATGCCCTCATAGAAGGCGTTCCCGGCGTGGGCAAAACCCTCTTGGTCAGGACCATCGGACGGGTGCTGGGCTGCGAAACCAACCGCATTCAGTTCACACCGGATCTGATGCCCACGGACATCACTGGAACCAACATCTATAACCTGCAAAAGCAGAGTTTTGATCTGGTCAAGGGGCCGATTTTCACCACCTTTCTCCTGGCCGACGAAATCAACCGGGCCCCGGCCAAGACCCAGTCCGCCCTGCTCCAAGCCATGCAGGAACACCAGGTCTCCATTGATCGGGACACCCATACCCTTTCTCCCAATTTCACGGTCTTTGCCACCCAGAATCCCGTAGAGTACGAAGGAACCTACCCCCTTCCCGAGGCCCAAAAGGACCGCTTCATGCTCAAAATCAGCATGAACGAACCAAACCGGGATGATGAGCTGCAACTTGCCGGACGCATCCTTGGCAAAGACAGTCCTGAGCAGGTGTTAGCAAGCGATGCCGTCCGACCGGTCCTTTCTGAAAAGCACCTCGTTCCCTGCAAAAAACTCTTTGAACAGGTGATGATCAAAGAAGAGTTGATTGCTTATGTGGTTGACTTAGTCCGGGCCACCCGCAGCCATGAGAGCATTATGGTGGGTGCCGGGCCACGGGCCACCCAGGCCCTGCTCCTGGCCTCACGGGCAGCAGCAGCTCTTGACGGGCGTGATTTTGTTGTGCCGGACGATATCAAGGATCTTTCCGCCCCGGTCATGGAGCACAGGCTGGTCCTGCGCCCAGAGTTCGAAATCGAAGGCCTGACACCGGGAGAGGTAGTGTCTGATATTCTCCGGCAGGTTGAGGTGCCTAAGTAG